Proteins encoded in a region of the Pieris brassicae chromosome 3, ilPieBrab1.1, whole genome shotgun sequence genome:
- the LOC123706719 gene encoding leucine-rich repeat protein 1 isoform X1: MKLICKIEVVNRAHNNLNIRSNGKYIKSTLALSKEPKNRTEYCMFHFSSVNKSGIKYKVKCIKQVFVKCLNEGKITIRFSEPPHDLCVKSEVLQLKSFLNLLKSCITGNVKNLKVTNLSSVGVTALDNAPTKLTILTRNDIPSKGFPRTLESLYMAGLKLCNFRRDILLLRRLTVLDLSNNEIEKIPFEFARMPNLSELYLTNNSLGSLESVDWRWLLGPQITKTLKLLDLCGNKLKVLPRNIWKLHNLVTLKLDNNLLERLPASLGRMRKLRYLTLSHNYLLCLPCSVMQCRLDQLDLSHNNLQNSEILQKPISLQWDFCVGSLLDVAAKVVLRNNMYYAPNIIPFTVVETLDGANTCVCGKPVLNKVCLIKQFDSRDCFGTVTVVNNNVNSAINFECYFCSSKCLRLNNF, encoded by the exons atgaaattaatttgtaaaatagaAGTCGTTAATCGTgctcacaataatttaaatataagatcAAAtggaaaatacattaaatcaaCATTAGCCCTAAGCAAGGAACCAAAAAATCGTACCGAGTACTGTATGTTTCATTTTTCCTCGGTAAATAAATCTGGTATTAAATACaaagttaaatgtataaaacaagTATTTGTGAAATGTTTGAACGAGggtaaaattacaataagatTTTCTGAACCTCCGCATGACTTGTGTGTCAAAAGTGAAGTATTACAGTTAAAGAGTTTTCTAAATTTGTTGAAGTCCTGCATAACGggtaatgttaaaaatttaaaagttacaaATTTGTCGTCAGTTGGTGTGACTGCATTAGACAATGCTCCTACCAAGTTAACTATATTAACTCGTAATGATATACCTTCAAAAGGATTTCCACGTACCTTAGAATCCCTTTATATGGCTGGATTAAAATTATGCAATTTCCGCCGAGATATACTCTTACTGCGTCGTTTAACTGTGCTTGATTTAAGCAATAATGAAATAGAAAAGATCCCTTTTGAGTTTG cTAGAATGCCAAATCTAAGTgagttatatttaactaataattcCCTAGGATCTCTTGAAAGTGTTGACTGGAGGTGGTTGCTGGGACCTCAG ATTACAAAGACACTGAAACTCCTAGATCTATGTGGTAATAAGCTGAAAGTGCTTCCAAGAAATATTTGGAAACtgcataatttagttacattaaaattgGACAACAATCTATTAGAGAGGCTACCTGCATCGTTAGGACGTATGAGGAAGCTTAG ATACTTAACACTTAGTCATAACTATTTGCTGTGCCTTCCTTGCAGTGTAATGCAATGCAGATTAGACCAATTAGATTTATCACACAACAATTTACAAAACTCTGAAATACTTCAAAAACCAATTTCATTGCAGTGGGATTTCTGTGTTGGTAGCCTATTAGATGTAGCAGCAAAGGTTGTTTTAAggaataatatgtattatgcaCCGAATATAATTCCTTTTACCGTAGTTGAAACATTAGATGGTGCTAATACATGTGTTTGTGGCAAACCTGTTCTAAATAAGGTTTGTTTAATCAAACAATTTGACTCGCGTGATTGCTTTGGTACAGTAActgtagttaataataatgtcaatAGTGCTATTAACTTTGAATGTTATTTTTGCTCATCCAAGTGTTTgagattaaataatttttag
- the LOC123706719 gene encoding leucine-rich repeat protein 1 isoform X2, whose protein sequence is MKLICKIEVVNRAHNNLNIRSNGKYIKSTLALSKEPKNRTEYCMFHFSSVNKSGIKYKVKCIKQVFVKCLNEGKITIRFSEPPHDLCVKSEVLQLKSFLNLLKSCITGNVKNLKVTNLSSVGVTALDNAPTKLTILTRNDIPSKGFPRTLESLYMAGLKLCNFRRDILLLRRLTVLDLSNNEIEKIPFEFARMPNLSELYLTNNSLGSLESVDWRWLLGPQITKTLKLLDLCGNKLKVLPRNIWKLHNLVTLKLDNNLLERLPASLGRMRKLR, encoded by the exons atgaaattaatttgtaaaatagaAGTCGTTAATCGTgctcacaataatttaaatataagatcAAAtggaaaatacattaaatcaaCATTAGCCCTAAGCAAGGAACCAAAAAATCGTACCGAGTACTGTATGTTTCATTTTTCCTCGGTAAATAAATCTGGTATTAAATACaaagttaaatgtataaaacaagTATTTGTGAAATGTTTGAACGAGggtaaaattacaataagatTTTCTGAACCTCCGCATGACTTGTGTGTCAAAAGTGAAGTATTACAGTTAAAGAGTTTTCTAAATTTGTTGAAGTCCTGCATAACGggtaatgttaaaaatttaaaagttacaaATTTGTCGTCAGTTGGTGTGACTGCATTAGACAATGCTCCTACCAAGTTAACTATATTAACTCGTAATGATATACCTTCAAAAGGATTTCCACGTACCTTAGAATCCCTTTATATGGCTGGATTAAAATTATGCAATTTCCGCCGAGATATACTCTTACTGCGTCGTTTAACTGTGCTTGATTTAAGCAATAATGAAATAGAAAAGATCCCTTTTGAGTTTG cTAGAATGCCAAATCTAAGTgagttatatttaactaataattcCCTAGGATCTCTTGAAAGTGTTGACTGGAGGTGGTTGCTGGGACCTCAG ATTACAAAGACACTGAAACTCCTAGATCTATGTGGTAATAAGCTGAAAGTGCTTCCAAGAAATATTTGGAAACtgcataatttagttacattaaaattgGACAACAATCTATTAGAGAGGCTACCTGCATCGTTAGGACGTATGAGGAAGCTTAGGTAA
- the LOC123707042 gene encoding protein SMG5 has protein sequence MKNDCNDNLVIKNLERSEQAKKVYRYVTDVARRLGEATSASKVIADLFSIHIEVQRQKLRDNCEKLFFLDPLNYGKKSVELVWRKVYYDTIYSAKKLHETYHDCDNYLEMHIVSGIGHFHNFIAKVQAEMKVNLKDLDYAPSYNDEEFHDDKNNMLIEHDSHNLYQSILYSCLIYLGDLSRYQVEIFNKSGASIAARYYLQAAQLDLTSGMPFNQLANLYLEKNYNLDSVSSYIHCLSCLTPFEGAMGNLNKIFEKNNQFCCMVTPSESLAQSEHIQITVANFLSLIEKWYFLKDDENIPKLCSNVVQQLKLSMDFTKVHLPDINKNYNDYMQAMEEEYANPAYLNSTMIHHIVKICLFTIAKMKENDEAKSFACKAFTLAFLSQTLQKLHYQLENLGFKNPANNYIPKYKLNQSEKTVNGLDNIETQDTQEVCLLPNGSEDTYDGNIKETGSDDDKEVFINGDGKNKKNIPRRRRRRRANSLDSSDLSDNSENSSEETDQTCSDDDEDAISDSTYVSDEGNSDGSDLEKKVEEKVNGSYENTTDMVDNSERINKTASENAVISNALDSEGISNFLHGDNILPSLKLLQDWVLTEKDLILSCGESGESLFQCVVNLLNIFQHYFYKNNDLLSKSSNILIQAKNKAKKFRLDYKTIPLPEDINLRGTNIGKFDKDAAEWHLKEKLKLTEFDENIIRILNFIYFGNQIAKIVPRIKFNKTMKIFYLKKVYPAKTTLKLNHKRSREWHSSNKQGDKNEGGLLRRLGHLWLTSRVRELECTGQTEVPSLLAVDTTALYKHLRRVKQLVRTRNFIILIPSIVLQELDELKRDCSAARDAIRWLEMQLKSGSRFLRTQRPGQSKPMPLIKYPRKAPSFVHNFMQILEFCNHFNDEKQQGGNGDSEISGKSAPLLVLLVGTEQGNNEEQYKDVSLLGTAHAAGISIEFIGDFYAKWRQTSHKNGKKR, from the exons ATGAAGAACGACTGCAATGATAATTTAGTGATTAAAAATCTCGAGCGCAGCGAACAAGCAAAGAAAGTATATCG gTATGTAACTGATGTTGCTCGACGTCTTGGTGAAGCAACCTCAGCCAGTAAAGTAATCGCCGATTTATTTAGCATCCACATAGAAGTCCAACGGCAGAAGCTTAGAGACAATTGtgaaaaacttttctttttagaTCCCTTGAATTATGGAAAAAAATCAGTGGAATTAGTCTGGCGAAAAGTATACTATGATACAATATATAGTGCCAAAAAGCTGCATGAGACCTACCATGATTGTGACAATTATTTAGAAATGCATATAGTCTCTGGTATTGGTCACTTCcataattttattgcaaaagTTCAGGCAGAAATGAAggttaatttaaaagatttggATTATGCTCCTTCTTATAATGATGAGGAATTTCACGATGATAAGAACAACATGCTGATTGAACATGACAGCCACAATCTTTATCAGTCAATACTGTACTCATGCTTAATATACCTGGGAGATTTGAGTAGATATCAagttgaaatttttaataaaagtgggGCATCTATTGCAGCTCGCTATTATCTTCAAGCAGCTCAATTAGACCTCACTTCAGGCATGCCATTTAACCAACTCgccaatttatatttagaaaaaaactataatttggATTCTGTCAGTTCTTATATCCACTGTCTAAGTTGTTTAACACCATTTGAAGGAGCAATGggtaatttaaacaaaatctttGAAAAGAATAACCAGTTCTGTTGCATGGTAACACCATCTGAAAGTTTGGCACAGTCTGAACATATTCAAATTACAGTGGcaaattttttatctttaattgaaaaatgGTATTTTCTTAAAGATGATGAAAATATACCAAAGCTATGTAGCAATGTTGTGCAACAGCTTAAACTATCAATGGATTTTACAAAAGTTCATCTTcctgatataaataaaaattataatgattacaTGCAAGCAATGGAAGAAGAATATGCAAATCCAGCTTATCTTAACTCTACAATGATACAtcatattgttaaaatatgcCTTTTTACTATAGCTAAGATGAAAGAAAATGATGAAGCCAAATCATTTGCATGTAAAGCATTTACTTTAGCATTTTTATCTCAGACATTACAAAAATTGCATTACCAATTAGAAAACTTGGGATTTAAGAACCCAGCCAACAATTACATAccaaaatataagttaaatcAATCAGAAAAAACTGTGAATGGATTGGACAACATAGAAACTCAGGATACCCAGGAAGTATGTTTATTGCCAAATGGCAGTGAAGATACTTATGATGGAAACATAAAAGAAACTGGCTCTGATGATGATAAAGAAGTCTTCATTAATGGAGAtggcaaaaataaaaaaaatataccaagGCGGAGGCGTAGACGTAGAGCAAATTCATTAGATAGTTCAGATTTAAGTGATAATTCTGAGAACAGTTCAGAAGAAACTGACCAAACATGctctgatgatgatgaagatGCAATTTCTGATTCCACTTATGTATCAGATGAAGGCAATAGCGACGGTTCGGATTTAGAGAAAAAGGTTGAAGAGAAAGTAAATGGTTCTTACGAAAATACAACTGATATGGTGGACAATTCTGAAAGAATTAACAAGACTGCGTCAGAAAATGCCGTAATAAGTAATGCTCTAGATTCAGAAGGTATAAGCAACTTTTTACATGGTGACAATATCTTGCCAAGTCTTAAGCTACTGCAAGATTGGGTACTTACTGAAAAAGATCTTATTCTATCATGTGGAGAAAGTGGAGAATCATTATTTCAATGCGTTGTAAACTTATTAAACATCTTTCAAcactatttctataaaaataatgatctaTTAAGCAAAAGTAGTAATATTCTTATTCAAGCTAAAAACAAAGCTAAAAAATTCAGGCTggattataaaacaattcctCTTCCTGAAGATATAAACTTGCGTGGAACTAACATTGGAAAATTTGACAAAGATGCTGCTGAGTGGCACCTTAaggagaaattaaaattaacagagTTTGACGAgaatataataagaatattaaactTCATTTACTTTGGTAATCAGATAGCAAAGATTGTGCCCaggattaaatttaacaaaacaatgaaGATTTTTTACCTTAAAAAAGTATATCCTGCAAAAACTACACtcaaattaaatcataaaagaAGCAGAGAATGGCATAGCTCCAATAAACAA gGAGATAAAAACGAGGGTGGACTTCTTCGCCGTTTAGGTCACCTATGGCTTACATCGAGAGTCCGAGAATTAGAGTGCACAGGACAAACTGAAGTGCCATCTCTTCTGGCCGTAGACACGACTGCTTTGTATAAACATCTCCGTAGAGTAAAACAGCTCGTCAGAACTCGTAACTTTATAATTCTGATCCCTAGTATcg TATTGCAAGAATTGGATGAGCTTAAGCGAGATTGTTCAGCCGCTCGCGATGCAATACGCTGGCTCGAGATGCAACTTAAGAGTGGGTCACGATTTCTTAGAACACAACGCCCAGGCCAATCGAAACCAATGCCACTGATCAAATACCCACGAAAAGCGCCATCTTTCgtacataattttatgcaaataTTAGAATTTTGCAATCACTTTAATGATGAAAAGCAACAAGGAGGAAATGGTGATTCAGAAATCTCTGGAAAGTCTGCGCCATTGCTTGTTTTACTCGTCGGTACTGAACAAGGAAATAATGAAGAGCAATATAAGGACGTTAGCCTGTTGGGAACGGCTCATGCAGCAGGCATTTCTATCGAGTTTATTGGTGACTTTTATGCGAAATGGCGTCAGACAAGTCATAAAAATGGTAAAAAGAGATGA
- the LOC123707208 gene encoding protein AF-9, giving the protein MSAIKVNFEIGHEASMKSKKTPEGFTHDWEVFVRGQEGADISHFVDKVVFLLHETFPKPRRVVKDPPFTIKEAGYAGFIFPIEIYLKNKDEPKKIKFSYDLTLQQSAFLKDRYIFQNPNDEFKRKLLKGGGIPISNNAYYTNPDQESRSRDSFTDDKQQLLSKPKLSSEHTKKHKTKEFKDEIPLKASSFETLFGAPIQKPLKVSPDPKKMEKSTQPVKSEKKEKERSSSDKKSKHEHKESKPDKTKVKEEREKQKVEKLKNHSREQERSKDKTSKRASEKPPSPEPPKKKCLSPNRKVPSPAPRSSSAQSIKEEYKPQKHSLDNFEHKKIKVEERPPDIKPEKEPKEKKKKEKKSHDRERERKEKKDHKKETHKIKDLEPPKEVVKELPKAREVIKDKESKDSPIKERQIKPEKPINKFSIENLRKTPPPEVEERSDSLKTKEKGDSERKHKHKKKDKKRDESKEKHKESSKEKKRKHEKVRESQENKVEIVEHRETPIPRERHIPELASPISIDTASQCSSKSGLTKTIHIGTEDINSSHSDSDNSIINDDDDVKIKTEHLSPEPVVKREPSPEPPEPEPVPVLIPIENPPVQKSKKHKDKSSKKEEKRRKRKAEAEELENRKVAKPNDSAPVIGETDCGESSASTSMETKVQDNGVSSSLGEDAEPGDLSPDYMVQLRGLQQRIMMIKNNEDLERVVNLIAETGRYEVTTQTFDFDLCLLDRSTVQQLIQLVGC; this is encoded by the exons ATGTCCGCGATAAAAGTTAATTTCGAAATAGGACACGAAGCTTCGATGAAATCGAAGAAGACTCCAGAAGGATTTACTCATGATTGGGAAGTTTTCGTGCGAGGTCAAGAAGGTGCTGATATCAGTCACTTTGTTGACAAAGTTGTTTTTCTTCTTCACGAAACTTTTCCCAAACCCCGAAGAG ttgtTAAAGACCCTCCATTTACGATAAAAGAGGCAGGTTATGCAGGCTTCATCTTTccaatagaaatatatttaaaaaataaagatgagccaaaaaaaattaaattttcttatgacTTGACATTACAGCAAAGTGCTTTTCTTAAAGATCGctacatttttcaaaatccCAATGATgagtttaaaagaaaattgttaaaaggAGGAGGAATTCCCATAAGTAACAATGCTTATTATACAAATCCTGATCAAGAAAGTAGAAGTAGAGATTCTTTTACTGATGATAAGCAACAACTTCTTAGCAAACCAAAGCTTTCATctgaacatacaaaaaaacataaaacaaaagagtTTAAAGATGAAATACCTTTAAAAGCAAGTAGTTTTGAGACACTTTTTGGAGCACCTATTCAGAAACCTCTTAAAGTTTCACCTGATCCAAAGAAGATGGAAAAGAGCACACAACCTGTTAAATcagaaaagaaagaaaaagagAGGTCAAGTTCCGATAAGAAATCAAAACATGAACATAAAGAGAGTAAACCAGATAAGACCAAAGTTAAAGAAGAACGGGAGAAacaaaaagttgaaaaattaaaaaaccatAGTAGAGAACAAGAAAGATCTAAAGATAAAACAAGTAAGAGAGCCAGTGAGAAGCCGCCTTCACCAGAGCCACCTAAAAAGAAGTGTCTTAGTCCAAATCGCAAAGTTCCTAGCCCAGCACCACGTTCTAGTAGTGCTCAAAGTATTAAAGAAGAGTATAAACCACAAAAGCATAGTTTAGATAACtttgaacacaaaaaaataaaagtagaaGAAAGACCTCCTGATATAAAGCCAGAAAAAGAACCAAaagagaaaaagaaaaaagagaaGAAAAGTCATGATAGGGAAAGAGAGAGGAAGGAAAAGAAAGACCACAAAAAAGAGacccataaaattaaagatttagaaCCTCCAAAAGAAGTAGTTAAAGAATTGCCAAAAGCAAGGGAAGTTATTAAAGATAAAGAATCTAAAGATTCACCAATTAAAGAGAGACAAATAAAACCAGAGAAAccaatcaataaattttcgaTTGAAAATTTGAGAAAAACCCCTCCACCAGAAGTTGAGGAACGTTCGGATTCTctgaaaacaaaagaaaaggGTGACTCCGAaagaaaacataaacataagaagaaagataaaaaacgTGATGAATCAAAAGAAAAGCACAAAGAGAgcagtaaagaaaaaaaacgtaaACATGAGAAAGTCCGAGAATCTCAAGAAAATAAAGTGGAAATTGTAGAACACAGAGAAACACCAATTCCTAGGGAGCGTCATATACCAGAACTTGCATCACCAATTTCTATAGATACAGCATCACAGTGCAGCTCAAAAAGTGGCTTAACTAAAACTATTCATATAGGAACTGAGGATATTAATAGCAGTCATTCAGATTCagataattcaattataaatgatgatgatgatgtaaaaataaaaacagagcATCTCTCACCTGAACCGGTTGTGAAGCGTGAGCCGTCACCAGAGCCACCAGAACCAGAACCTGTACCGGTTCTTATACCTATTGAGAATCCACCAGTCCAAAAATCGAAAAAACATAAAGATAAATCATCAAAGAAAGAAGAAAAGCGACGTAAGAGAAAAGCTGAGGCAGAGGAATTAGAAAATCGCAAAGTTGCGAAGCCAAATGATTCTGCCCCTGTTATAGGTGAGACTGATTGCGGAGAGAGTAGTGCATCTACATCAATGGAGACAAAAGTGCAAGACAATGGTGTTTCAAGCAGCCTAGGTGAAGATGCAGAACCTGGTGACTTGTCACCTGACTATATGGTACAGTTGAGAGGTCTACAGCAACGCATtatgatgataaaaaataatgaggATCTCGAGAGAGTGGTAAATTTAATAGCAGAGACTGGTAGGTATGAAGTGACGACCCAGACATTTGACTTCGACCTGTGCCTGTTAGATCGTTCTACTGTTCAACAGCTTATACAGTTGGTTGGGTGTTAG